From Luteococcus japonicus, one genomic window encodes:
- the rpsR gene encoding 30S ribosomal protein S18, with protein MAGPQRKPVNKKKIVPMKSVRIDNVDYKDAATLRKFISERGKIRARRVTGLSVQDQRKVAIAIKNARELALLPYASTAR; from the coding sequence ATGGCCGGTCCACAGCGCAAGCCTGTGAACAAGAAGAAGATCGTGCCGATGAAGTCGGTTCGCATCGACAACGTCGACTACAAGGACGCCGCGACCCTGCGGAAGTTCATCTCCGAGCGCGGAAAGATCCGTGCGCGTCGCGTCACGGGCCTCTCGGTCCAGGACCAGCGCAAGGTCGCGATCGCGATCAAGAACGCTCGCGAGCTCGCCCTGCTGCCCTACGCGTCCACCGCGCGCTGA
- a CDS encoding single-stranded DNA-binding protein produces MAGETPITLVGNLTADPELRFTPSGAAVANFTVASTPRQFDRQTNEWRDGEAMFLNCSVWRQAAENVAESLTKGMRVVVQGRLKSRSYETREGEKRTVFEVEVDEVGPSLRYATAKVTRTTGGGAGGGNWQGGNQGGQNTGGGAPAPAAGGNQGWGNQGGGNAGAGWQSAPQGQGGDNRGGGVDPWAQAQTDEPPF; encoded by the coding sequence ATGGCAGGCGAAACTCCCATCACCCTCGTCGGCAACCTCACCGCCGACCCCGAACTGCGCTTCACCCCGTCGGGTGCAGCCGTCGCGAACTTCACCGTCGCGTCGACACCGCGCCAGTTCGACCGTCAGACCAATGAGTGGCGTGACGGCGAGGCCATGTTCCTCAACTGTTCGGTGTGGCGTCAGGCCGCCGAGAACGTCGCCGAGTCCCTCACCAAGGGGATGCGCGTCGTCGTTCAGGGCCGCCTGAAGAGCCGCAGCTACGAAACCCGCGAGGGTGAGAAGCGCACCGTCTTCGAGGTCGAGGTCGACGAGGTCGGTCCCTCCCTGCGTTACGCCACGGCAAAGGTCACCCGTACCACGGGTGGCGGCGCCGGCGGCGGCAACTGGCAGGGTGGCAACCAGGGTGGCCAGAACACGGGTGGCGGCGCTCCTGCGCCGGCAGCCGGTGGCAACCAGGGCTGGGGCAACCAGGGTGGCGGCAACGCCGGCGCTGGTTGGCAGTCCGCACCCCAGGGCCAGGGTGGAGACAACCGTGGTGGCGGCGTCGATCCGTGGGCCCAGGCCCAGACCGACGAGCCTCCCTTCTGA
- the rpsF gene encoding 30S ribosomal protein S6, with protein sequence MRKYEIVVIIDPDVDERQVSPLMDKHLKTITEAGGTVDNTDVWGKRRLAYEIRKKPEGVYVVLNVTAEPATVKEMDRLMTIDEQIMRTKVMRPDAH encoded by the coding sequence ATGCGCAAGTACGAGATTGTGGTCATCATTGACCCCGACGTCGACGAGCGTCAGGTTTCTCCCCTGATGGACAAGCACCTGAAGACGATCACCGAAGCCGGTGGCACCGTCGACAACACCGATGTGTGGGGCAAGCGTCGCCTCGCATACGAGATCCGCAAGAAGCCGGAAGGCGTCTACGTCGTCCTGAACGTGACCGCTGAGCCGGCCACCGTGAAGGAAATGGATCGTCTGATGACGATCGACGAGCAGATCATGCGGACCAAGGTGATGCGTCCTGACGCTCACTGA